GGAAATACTATGACAATCTGAATATTCGCTAAATGAAAAACTACTCTGAGATGAATAATGTCATTGTTAATTTTGCCAGGACCTCAACTACAGGTAAGTCTGGATTAGGAAGACTGTTTTTCCATggctaaaagaaaacagaactaaaaGAGGAAACATCTTCTTAGACTCATTTAttgcaatctttaaaaaaaaatttttttaatgtttatttttgagacagagaaagagcatgagcaggggaagggcagagacagagagggagacatagaatctgaagcaggctccaggctccaagctgtcagcacagagactgacgcagggctcaaactcacgaaccgcaagatcatgacctaagccgaagtcggacgcttaaccgactgagccacccaggtgccccttattgcAGTCTTAAATGTTAACTGGTAGTCTCTGTATGGGAAATAAGGGTATCTAAAAGTGTCTTCAACCAAATCCTTTGTTGGTTTGGTAACATGCATATATCTGCTCAGTATTTTTTGTGACTActatgcatgtttatttttttcttaatacataaaaccataaaatgtaGGCACTCTTTCCAGCAatgcacagaaaggaaaaaaatgtggtgTCTAAGAGCCTTTAGAATCAGGTCTGAACATTTTCTGAATTAGCGTATGGATTCAGGGAATTGGGGATAGAGTCACTGAAGAGGCTGAGACAGCAGAGGAGGGTTGAAGCACTTTTAATCACACAAAAGTAAACAACATATAAACCCTTAGCGGCTCGCCCAGTGGCTATGGTCCTCTTCCAGCCCTCAgctcaccctcccccactcccgctcCCTGCGTACCATTGAGTGAAGTGCAGGGCGTCAGCAGGACCCTGTCACTACCAGGTGGTAGGAAGGGAATCTAGCTAGGGGCCACAAAAACCCTGATCATCCATCCATGGTTATCTGTTTCTGTACAACTTCGTGTGACTTTTCGAGCTCCGAAGAGTAACAGTGCAGAAACCTGGAGCTGAACTCTACTGTTCCATTCAGATGGCCATAGCTTCAAAAGCCATGGACAACAAGGGAAGGGACAGTCCAGAGCCAGCATTACTCAAGATGCAGCCAAATCTGGGATTGAGGTGGGTTCAAAGGGGGCACAAGGCCTACCGGCCCCAGTCTAATATTGTGCCCCAACCCAGGAAATGAAACTcgtgcatatgcacacatgcacatgcacacacacatacacatgcagacaaacacacacacacccacacacacacccacaaagcAAATAACATTACCGAAAGAACCAGAGGCTATTAAATACAAAATggcagagttggttttttttttttttaagtgaaaatatttgcTCTTTTGATTCTCCTCAGTGCCCTGCAGAGCCCCTAGTCACAAGAGTGTAGGTGGGGAGGACTGAGAGGAGCAGGTTGCCAGTGGCCCTACAAGTCCATGTGTGCTCTAGTCCCCACACCAACCACCTTACTCTTCAGCCCAGTAGCTGCTTCCCATGTGACCATTCACCCGATTGGCGCCATTGCTGGAGCTGCTGCCACAGGGGCTTTTTGAGTTGGTGGTCGCTTCTTCTTCCTCTGAGCTGCTCTCCACATCACTGCGATCGTCCTTCGACACCTGTGTGGGACGGGGCCAGAAGTACGAAAGGTGAGGACAGAACTTGTCTGCTATTGTAAGACCACACAGCCCATGTTTGGGCACTGCTCCCACCGTGGCCCACTTTCTGGTGGCACCTGACTCAAAACACTACCTGCGCCATGGATACCATCGTGAAAAGGtatcctctgcctctttctcagtttctctctcctcatctctgATTCTGTTCCCTATGGAATAAGAGGCTGCGTTGGCAGTGGGGGGGTGTGTCTCTCAGGACCAGCCAAGGGAGGTGAAATCATTCTCTGAGGCCAGGTTTAGGTCTGAGGGAAACTCCAGAtgctcttctcctcccccacttcaaaaaatagaaaaggccGATACAAACAATACAGAGGGCCGTCACCATCGCTTCTATCTCGTGATGGTTGTGGCCACTGCAGTTATTCATGTTGGTTATCCTGACTGTTGCTTTATCCCCAAAGCTGACTCATAACTAGGCCTTCTTCAGTAGTTTTACTGTCTTTGGGCTTAATACCCTATGACACTATTTCTCCAATCTTGTCCGTTTTCCGACTGGCAAGACCACTTCTGTGCAACTTTAGCATTGCCAAGATACCAGTCTGGTGAAAAGAAAAGTGGATTGGCAGTCATCAAGAGAAGAATCCCAGCCCCAATCATGTTGCTGTCTGtgaatctttacttttttttttttttaatgtttgtttgagagaaagagcgagtgagcatgtgagcgggggaggggcagagagaatgggggagagagaatcacaagcaggctccatgctgtcagtgcagaggatGGGTCTGTATGGTTCTACTGTCTCCCTGGGGTCCGGGGAagagcctggcacaaagtaggccCTCAAGAATATTACTGAatgattctttcatttaatctccCTGCTACCTTGCTAGTTGTAttttgacacccccccccaccttttttttttttttaatgtttatttttgagtgagcaagcagaggaggggaggagagaggatctgaagcaggctctgtgctgacagtagagatcccaacgtggggcttgaactcacagaaccatgagatcatgacctaaggcaagatcaagagtcagacgcttaaccgactgagccactcaggcagcctGAATCTTTTTACCTCTTAACCACAGCTTTTTGGTTTTAGATTTTCAAATGAAGAGTTTGGACTGGAAAAACGTTTTCTAATCAAAACTACCCTGCATATCAAGCAAAGTCTTTTTAGTTCTTTACCATGGACCATAAAAAGTAAAGGAGAGAAATCCAGTGAGACCtgtcagacttctgacttccagaactgacAGATAatcagtgtgggtttttttttttttttttttagtaagctctgtgcctaatgtggggcttgaactcatgaccctgagattaagagcctcatgttcttttttttcaacgtttatttattttggggacagagagagacagagcatgaacgggcgaggggcagagagagagggagacacagaatcggaaacaggctccaggctctgagccatcagcccagagcccgacgcggggctcgaactcccggaccgcgagatcgtgacctggctgaagtcggacgcttaaccgactgcgccacccaggcgccccaagagcctcatgttctaccaactgaactagccaggcgcccctcaatgtgttttgttaaaaaaaaaaaaaagttaggggcgccttgggtggctcagtctgttgagtgtccaactcttgatttcggttcaagtcatgatctcacggtttgtggaattgagctccgccgttgggctctgcactggcagagcctgcttgggattctctctctctctctctctctctctctctctctctctctctctctttttgcccttcccctgcttgagtACACACGcggtctctctttcaaaatgaataagcttaaaatccataaaaaataaattttaaaaaaactaaaggaaagaaGGGGGTGAGAAGGGAACAAAGATCTATATGCTGTTGCCAAGGAGTGGGGCACTTGCTTTGGTTAGCTCTAAGACTCTGTGATCTATTGCAGCTTTGACCTCTGAGCCCAGGCAACTGACAGATTTGAGGTAAAGGGAGgctcagaaaggggaaaaaataagagtcGACTCAACTCTTGCCTCCATTTAGAAAAAACTATCTGGCAACTTGAGCTCCAGTCAACAATGGCCCCACAAGGTCAGGAGACAGGCATGCTCTGAGACAACACAGGGGAcaggaagggaagcaggaaggaagaggaaggaacacattCAGACAGACATGCTTTACTGAACACTAGAAGCACAGATACACTTACATGCAAGAGATGAAACTGTCCAGCTCCCACCAGGcatagaaaaaaggaaggaggtgagaaaagagtggagagtACAGAGTCTGGGTCTAATCCTTCCTGGATAGGTCACCTGGTcaggaaagaaaagcaggggagaagagagatGTCCAGTAGCTACAGCAAGATGCATAGGCACACTGAGCAAGTTCTGAAACCAGTTGCAGCCATAAGGAACAGGGACACAAGAAATCATATATGCCTGGGTTACATTACATTCCATCCCTCTGTCCTAGAGTCAGTGTCTCCTCTAGCAgagtccccctcccccgccccccaccacccctcccagcTTGGGCTCTGCATTTGCCGAAGGCTGAATCCTCAGCCCATGCGCAAATCCCAGCCTGACTGCTTCAGAACTTGCAAAATTCAGTTATGAGTTTCATCATTTTTACCATAAATGAcatctttctttgtgtttttgggCTCTTGGCATAAGATGGGTATTTGAAACCCTAAATACCGATCTCATTTAGGATCATTTCTTCATACAACAGTGGGATGAGGTCAATACTTAGTCCCATATCTTAAACATCACAGTGTGGTCATCTTGGGGTGGCTTGTGAACTACCATGCCATTCCTAGGCAATCAAACATTTCTGCTTTCATAAGTTTATAGAGTTCTACATacaatttcctttggaaaaaaggTTTCTGtgctaaaaagcaaaaatatgaaatCCACTGAAGTAGGTAAGGGGTAAGAAATGGTTAAAACCATCTAGAAACATAACACTGTTCATTATTTAACCACAGTTATTgtaagggacagaaagaaggcaTATCTTTcctcctgtatcttttttttttttctccagtaatctctgtacctaaggtggggctcaaactcataacccagagatcaagagttgcatgctctactgactaagccagccaggcacccctcttagtGAGATCTTAAAAGGCTAAACACTTCTAGAAAAGGAGTCCTCTGGAGTCCTAAGCTTTTTGCTGGGTCTGCTTGAGTAGCTGGGGCTCACTAGGCTAGAGAAGTCTACTGAGTAATATCTATCTTCCTACCCAGCCCCAAAGAAAGAAGCCATCTTTCCTCCTCACCTTTCCTCGGATCAAAGCTTTGAAAGCAATTCGCACAATTAGGTAGGACCAGATGACATGCAGAACCTGTAGGATCAGGAGAAGGCCATTGAAGAGCCACCAGGAGGGATAAGGCCCGATCATCTCCCAACTCTCAAAGAAAGTCGTGTTCAGAATCCTAGAAGAAGTAGGCCAATGGTGAGATTCTAGAGTTAAAGCCAAGTAGACAGCAATGAAGTGGAGTTCCCTGGGAAGCAGAACCCAGTATGTTTTCTCCCTATACATTCCAACAGTTGAAATTCTAGGGATATTCATTaacactgagaaaataaagaaagggggCCTATGAAATTTTCTATCTTTAGGGGCAGGGAAAGATATGTGAATCTCAGAAATTGGTGGATTAAGTCACATTTAATCGTTTCAAATATGCAGAGTTTCACAAAATTGGAGCAGCAATTTTAATCATAATCCTAGTCATTACTCAGATCCTCAGGCACATACAGGACAGGTGGTGGCTGATTCGCTCAGACTAAGCAAAATCTCCAACCTGCAGTCACTGACTCTGTACCATCAAGTAGGGAGTGTACAAGTGagagtggtgtgtgtgttggTTAGGGTGGGGTAGAAGGTATAAGAGCAGGAAAACAAGAAGAGCCTGAGAATTTTATAATCAGCGCAAAAGAAGGCAAAGGAATTACTTAGGCATAAAGTGAGGGCTGTCCCTCAGACAGGAGTCAGGAAAGCCACAGCCAAGTGAGTTGGATGTTCTCAGTCTGGATTACACCTCCCTAGGAATACTGTGGGAGGGTCCTGTGAGTCCACAAAGGGTCAGGTTAAGCCAAGGATAAAGCAGGGCAATAGGGTTTTTGGTGGCCTATTTCCTAAATTGGCAAAAGGTATCATTAGCTACATACTGACCACAGCTCCATGACCCTAACACTCACCAGAATGGGTAGATTCCTAGACGAGTGACCACAAAAACAGCACTGAAGATCACAAAAAGGGTATCACAGAGACGCTGGTATTTGGCATAATTGGCCAGTTTGGCTgcctggagaaaggaaaataagaattgaGTTGAGAGAAAGCCGGTtctcaaataggaagaaaaggagagaaagagaggaataatgaggaaaaaggagttgggggggggggggggtctcacctCCAGCAAGAAGTCTGAGACATCATGTAAACACATGACCAGAGTTCCCACCCGAACCATGTTGTTGATATAGGAGAAGGTGATGAGCCCAATGGTGGCCAAGTGATGCATAAACATGATCAGGAAGTCCTAGCAAGGAATGGAAATAGAAGGGGCAGGTAAAGGCAAGGCCATAGAGATATCAGCCAACCCAATGCCCTGCATGTTCTCTGAGGATCTTCTCCCACCGCTTAGAGGTTCCATTTTGTCTAAACTCTCCCATCTGGAGCACCCCTACCGTTTGACCCAAAACTCTACACCAGTGACTGACCCATAATCTATGTTAATATAGTTCAAAGCACAGAAAATAACAGTTTTCTTTGGA
The genomic region above belongs to Prionailurus bengalensis isolate Pbe53 chromosome B4, Fcat_Pben_1.1_paternal_pri, whole genome shotgun sequence and contains:
- the CERS5 gene encoding ceramide synthase 5 isoform X3, giving the protein MEQGFIAKPCALRVGIQDSGPYQAQPNAILEKVFVSITKYPDEKRLEGLSKQLDWDVRKIQCWFRHRRNQDKPPTLTKFCESMWRFTFYLCIFCYGIRFLWSSPWFWDIRQCWHSYPYQPLTSGLYYYYIMELAFYWSLMFSQFIDIKRKDFLIMFMHHLATIGLITFSYINNMVRVGTLVMCLHDVSDFLLEAAKLANYAKYQRLCDTLFVIFSAVFVVTRLGIYPFWILNTTFFESWEMIGPYPSWWLFNGLLLILQVLHVIWSYLIVRIAFKALIRGKVSKDDRSDVESSSEEEEATTNSKSPCGSSSSNGANRVNGHMGSSYWAEE